Proteins co-encoded in one Natronorubrum daqingense genomic window:
- a CDS encoding protein translocase SEC61 complex subunit gamma — protein sequence MDVPYDLTSYVRVLKMATTPTTEEFLQVSKIAGAGILLVGLMGFLIGGIMLFLPAGGGL from the coding sequence ATGGACGTTCCGTACGACCTGACCTCGTACGTTCGGGTGTTAAAGATGGCAACGACACCCACGACTGAGGAGTTCCTTCAGGTATCAAAGATCGCTGGTGCAGGCATTTTGCTGGTCGGATTGATGGGCTTCCTCATCGGGGGAATCATGCTGTTCTTACCCGCGGGCGGTGGTCTCTGA
- a CDS encoding endonuclease V, which produces MPPTRPDLAPDGSLEREEMEAMQREIGDAAVFDDEFVFDPSTLGDPLATAAGGADPPVIVGVDQSFLRGEDGEFDRALSAVVAMRGGEVIERAHAVTPLEIPYIPGLLAFREGGPILEALEVLPVDPDLALFDGSGRIHFRQAGIATHVGVVRDLPSIGVAKSLLCGTPRESTENLPEGARVPIEADSSVDAPDGDLLGYAVQTRQYDSPDRYINPLYVSPGHRVGPETAADAVLALASSYKLPEPVRLADSYAETAKGEIDH; this is translated from the coding sequence ATGCCTCCCACTCGGCCCGACCTCGCACCCGACGGCTCCCTCGAGCGCGAGGAGATGGAAGCGATGCAACGCGAAATCGGCGACGCTGCGGTGTTCGACGACGAGTTCGTGTTCGATCCGTCGACGCTCGGGGATCCGCTCGCGACGGCCGCAGGCGGGGCGGACCCACCAGTTATCGTCGGCGTGGACCAATCCTTTTTGCGCGGCGAAGACGGCGAGTTCGACCGGGCGCTGAGCGCCGTGGTCGCGATGCGAGGCGGCGAGGTGATCGAACGCGCACACGCCGTGACGCCCCTCGAGATTCCCTACATTCCGGGTTTGCTCGCGTTTCGAGAGGGTGGACCGATTCTCGAGGCACTCGAGGTCCTCCCCGTCGATCCGGATCTGGCGTTGTTCGACGGCAGCGGCCGCATACACTTTCGGCAGGCGGGAATCGCGACACACGTGGGCGTCGTCCGCGACCTGCCGAGTATCGGCGTCGCGAAGAGCCTCCTCTGTGGGACGCCCCGCGAATCCACCGAAAACCTGCCGGAAGGGGCTCGAGTCCCAATCGAGGCCGACTCGAGCGTCGACGCGCCCGACGGCGACCTCCTCGGCTACGCAGTCCAGACCCGACAGTACGACTCCCCGGATCGGTACATCAACCCGCTCTACGTCAGTCCCGGCCATCGCGTCGGTCCCGAAACGGCGGCCGACGCCGTGCTGGCGCTCGCGTCGTCGTACAAACTCCCAGAACCGGTCAGGCTGGCCGACAGCTACGCCGAAACAGCCAAAGGGGAAATCGACCACTGA
- a CDS encoding S1C family serine protease, which translates to MSSDQSRLARRQVLKRCGGVSVTLLGVAAGSGTGAAASGISEQHSTAVASSVTQDDGDTENTPADVYDEYIDDVVLVNVFGGLDDEAGVPEGGDPETPAGIGSGFVVDDAVVTNHHVVREAETVELQFRDEQWRTADVVGTDIHSDLAALEVDDLPEETEGITLAEDEPTVGEAVLALGNPLGLDASISQGIVSGIDRSLPSPTGFSIPAAIQTDAPVNPGNSGGPLVDLAGDAVGVVFAGAGQTIGFAISAALANRVVPSLLEDGSYNHPYLGVSVVPVSPIVAEANDLEDARGVMVVETVPDGPADGALETAEPGPTVDGVPVPVDGDVLVAIDNTEISSQERLSSTLALETEPDETVTIDVLRDGDEETVELTLEERPSETDF; encoded by the coding sequence ATGTCGTCAGATCAGTCGCGGCTTGCTCGTCGCCAGGTACTGAAACGCTGTGGGGGCGTGAGCGTAACTCTTCTCGGAGTTGCTGCGGGTAGTGGAACCGGCGCTGCAGCGTCGGGTATCTCCGAGCAACACTCCACCGCGGTCGCCTCGAGTGTCACGCAGGACGACGGCGACACCGAGAACACCCCTGCAGACGTATACGACGAGTACATCGACGACGTCGTCCTCGTCAACGTATTCGGTGGCCTCGACGACGAGGCGGGTGTACCAGAGGGTGGTGATCCCGAAACGCCTGCTGGAATCGGTTCGGGATTCGTCGTCGACGATGCCGTCGTGACCAACCACCACGTTGTCCGCGAGGCCGAAACGGTCGAACTTCAGTTTCGCGACGAGCAATGGCGAACGGCCGACGTCGTCGGAACAGATATTCACAGCGATCTCGCCGCGCTCGAGGTCGACGATCTGCCCGAGGAAACTGAGGGAATCACGCTCGCCGAGGACGAGCCGACGGTCGGCGAAGCGGTCCTCGCACTCGGAAATCCACTCGGCCTCGACGCGTCGATTTCCCAGGGGATCGTCAGCGGTATCGACCGCTCGCTGCCGAGTCCGACCGGGTTTTCCATTCCGGCGGCGATTCAGACGGACGCACCGGTCAACCCCGGAAACAGCGGCGGCCCACTCGTCGACCTCGCGGGCGACGCCGTGGGCGTCGTCTTCGCCGGTGCGGGCCAGACGATCGGCTTTGCGATCTCCGCCGCGCTCGCGAATCGAGTCGTTCCGTCTCTCCTCGAGGACGGTTCATACAATCACCCGTACCTCGGCGTGAGCGTCGTCCCCGTCAGTCCGATCGTCGCCGAGGCGAACGACCTCGAGGACGCACGCGGCGTCATGGTCGTCGAGACGGTTCCCGACGGGCCCGCCGACGGTGCGCTTGAAACAGCGGAGCCCGGTCCCACTGTCGACGGCGTCCCCGTTCCCGTCGACGGTGACGTCCTCGTTGCGATCGACAACACCGAAATTTCCTCACAGGAACGACTCTCCTCCACGCTGGCACTCGAGACGGAACCCGACGAGACGGTTACGATCGACGTCCTCCGTGACGGAGACGAGGAAACGGTCGAACTCACCCTCGAGGAACGGCCCAGTGAAACCGATTTCTAA
- a CDS encoding PHP-associated domain-containing protein, whose protein sequence is MSEGTATRVDCHVKILDERIVERAIAANLDAIVYAPHFTRLPEIRRTAAAYSSEELTVVPAREVFTGSWRNRKHVLAIGLEEPVPDFIPLETAMAEFERQNAAVLAPHPEFATVSLNESDLERFEDVIDAVEIFNPKHLPSHNRRARELADQISCTPFASSYAHLPRTVGVAHTEFDESVDDEADLVDALRDSVSRRVVHQNGRRRWQATAGELAHLGYENTWKKVDRLFLSGTEPTHPDHIAYDGRFDDVAVY, encoded by the coding sequence GTGAGCGAGGGTACAGCGACTCGAGTCGATTGCCACGTGAAGATCCTCGACGAACGAATCGTCGAGCGAGCGATCGCTGCCAACCTCGACGCGATCGTCTATGCCCCCCACTTCACTCGGCTGCCGGAGATCCGACGCACGGCAGCCGCTTACTCGAGTGAGGAACTCACGGTCGTCCCTGCGCGTGAGGTGTTCACCGGCTCCTGGCGGAATCGCAAACACGTGCTCGCGATCGGTCTCGAGGAGCCCGTTCCGGATTTCATCCCGCTCGAGACGGCGATGGCGGAATTCGAACGGCAAAATGCCGCCGTATTGGCTCCACACCCAGAGTTTGCGACGGTGAGTCTGAACGAGTCGGATCTCGAGCGCTTCGAGGACGTCATCGACGCGGTCGAGATTTTCAACCCAAAGCATCTCCCCTCGCACAATCGCCGTGCACGCGAACTCGCTGATCAGATTTCGTGTACACCGTTTGCCTCGTCGTACGCACACCTGCCGCGGACGGTTGGCGTTGCACATACCGAATTCGACGAGTCGGTCGACGACGAGGCGGATCTCGTCGACGCGCTCAGGGACTCCGTTTCTCGTCGCGTCGTCCATCAGAACGGTCGCCGACGCTGGCAGGCGACGGCCGGTGAACTCGCCCACCTCGGTTACGAGAATACCTGGAAGAAGGTCGACCGACTCTTTCTCTCGGGAACCGAGCCGACCCACCCCGACCACATCGCGTACGACGGTCGCTTCGACGACGTCGCGGTCTACTGA
- a CDS encoding DUF5788 family protein translates to MQAYERKQLLERVEREGATVGADIPETITVQGEEIDLRTFVFEIKRRETIPAGERDRVERAKKNLRRERVERLERIEDGAISREEGEELAQSIIGIDRALNALESLGPTDLEREQQTKQAADRKRWMSFLKKALGDDDGGSSRRGR, encoded by the coding sequence GTGCAAGCTTACGAGCGAAAGCAGCTCCTCGAGCGAGTCGAGCGCGAGGGGGCGACCGTCGGCGCGGACATCCCGGAGACGATCACCGTCCAGGGCGAGGAGATCGACCTCCGGACGTTCGTCTTCGAGATCAAGCGCCGCGAGACGATCCCCGCCGGCGAGCGCGACCGCGTCGAGCGAGCGAAGAAGAATCTCCGTCGCGAACGCGTCGAGCGACTCGAGCGGATCGAAGACGGGGCGATCAGCCGCGAGGAAGGGGAAGAACTCGCCCAGAGCATCATCGGCATCGATCGCGCCCTGAACGCCCTCGAGAGCCTCGGTCCGACCGACCTCGAGCGTGAGCAACAGACCAAGCAAGCCGCCGATCGAAAGCGCTGGATGTCCTTCCTGAAGAAGGCCCTCGGCGACGACGACGGCGGCTCCTCACGGAGGGGACGCTGA
- the polX gene encoding DNA polymerase/3'-5' exonuclease PolX: protein MATNAEIAGRFEEFADLLEADDVEYKPRAYRRAAENIRAHPVPIAGHIEDGNEEVLEEIDGVGDAISSKVLEYVETGDIEELEELRADLPIDIADITRIEGVGPKTAGKLYRELGIETLDDLEEAAEAGEIQEVSGFGPKTEANIRDNIDFAREVGQRQLLGEARPLADDVLAFLESLEAVERCEVAGSIRRWRETIGDVDVLVGTDANEDVIESFLDWGSVDGEIESGPDKASVRVGEIRVDLRVVVPEEFGSALQYFTGSKDHNVRLRNYAIDRGMKLNEYGAFDVSSVDDPDAGQRVGERVAGETEASMYDALGLPLIPPELREDRGEIDAAEADALPDLITREDIRGDFHTHTEWSDGNTSIEAMVDAAAEMGYDYYGVADHAEGPGIVGDMGLSDTEILEQVEQIREVAAASEIEVFAGIEANIDADGEIGLSEEVIDALDVIVASPHSALDQDAATATARLVTAIENPAIDVIGHPSGRMLNERSGLDFDARELARAAADHDTALEINANPRRLDLWGSAVQAALEEAAPISVNTDAHQPSTLEYMRWGVHTARRGWAEPADVINTWELDDVREFLH, encoded by the coding sequence ATGGCGACCAACGCCGAAATCGCCGGCCGATTCGAAGAGTTCGCCGACCTGCTCGAGGCCGACGACGTCGAGTACAAACCGCGGGCGTACCGCCGCGCGGCCGAGAACATTCGCGCCCATCCCGTCCCGATCGCGGGCCACATCGAGGACGGAAACGAGGAGGTTCTCGAGGAGATCGACGGCGTCGGCGACGCCATCTCCTCGAAGGTACTCGAGTACGTCGAGACGGGCGATATCGAGGAACTCGAGGAACTGCGCGCGGACCTCCCGATCGACATTGCCGATATCACTCGCATCGAGGGCGTCGGACCCAAGACGGCCGGAAAGCTCTACCGCGAACTCGGCATCGAAACGCTCGACGACCTCGAGGAGGCGGCCGAGGCCGGCGAGATACAGGAGGTCAGCGGCTTCGGCCCGAAGACCGAGGCGAACATCCGCGACAACATCGACTTCGCCAGGGAAGTCGGCCAGCGACAGTTACTCGGCGAAGCGCGCCCGCTCGCCGACGACGTGCTGGCGTTTCTCGAGTCGCTCGAGGCGGTCGAGCGCTGTGAAGTCGCCGGCTCGATCCGGCGCTGGCGCGAGACGATCGGCGACGTGGACGTACTCGTCGGCACGGACGCGAACGAGGACGTGATCGAGTCCTTCCTGGATTGGGGCTCAGTCGACGGCGAGATCGAGTCCGGCCCCGACAAGGCGAGCGTCCGCGTCGGCGAGATCCGCGTCGACCTGCGAGTCGTCGTCCCCGAGGAGTTCGGCTCGGCGCTCCAGTATTTCACGGGGAGCAAGGACCACAACGTCCGGCTTCGTAACTACGCGATCGACCGCGGGATGAAGCTGAACGAGTACGGCGCGTTCGACGTCTCGAGCGTCGACGATCCCGACGCGGGCCAACGCGTCGGCGAGCGCGTGGCGGGCGAGACCGAAGCGAGCATGTACGACGCGCTCGGGTTGCCGTTGATTCCGCCGGAACTCCGCGAGGATCGCGGCGAGATCGACGCCGCCGAAGCCGACGCGTTGCCCGACCTCATCACGCGCGAGGACATCCGCGGGGATTTCCACACGCACACCGAGTGGTCCGACGGGAACACGTCGATCGAAGCGATGGTCGACGCCGCCGCGGAGATGGGCTACGACTACTACGGCGTCGCCGACCACGCCGAGGGCCCCGGCATCGTCGGCGACATGGGCCTCTCGGACACCGAAATCCTCGAGCAAGTCGAGCAGATCCGCGAGGTCGCAGCGGCGAGCGAGATCGAAGTCTTCGCGGGAATCGAGGCGAACATCGACGCCGACGGCGAAATCGGGCTTTCCGAGGAGGTCATCGACGCGCTGGACGTGATCGTCGCCTCACCACACAGCGCGCTCGATCAGGATGCGGCGACGGCGACTGCCCGCCTCGTGACGGCTATCGAGAATCCGGCGATCGACGTCATCGGCCACCCGAGCGGCCGAATGCTCAACGAACGATCCGGACTCGACTTCGACGCGCGCGAACTCGCCCGCGCCGCGGCCGATCACGACACGGCCCTCGAGATCAACGCGAATCCCCGACGGCTCGACCTCTGGGGCAGCGCCGTGCAGGCCGCACTCGAGGAAGCCGCGCCGATTTCGGTCAACACAGACGCACACCAGCCCTCGACGCTCGAGTACATGCGCTGGGGCGTCCACACCGCTCGCCGAGGCTGGGCCGAACCGGCGGACGTGATCAACACGTGGGAACTCGACGACGTTCGCGAGTTCCTCCACTGA
- a CDS encoding rhomboid family intramembrane serine protease, with amino-acid sequence MATCDVCGKDESMPYNCRHCGGTYCGEHRLPENHDCTGLQNWNDPNAVFDSGFDESVNGGGSTSRASSLTDKIPIDTGVGGPLAYFRGNMTYTFLAIMWVTFLLQYITLLIGGWSLHNALFTLSPLNPEYVWTWVTSIFAHSTGNFFHIVFNSIVIFFFGPLVERYVGSKSFAVLFIGAGALAGLSQIGLTAVEGGVTPVLGASGAALAIMGVITVLNPNLTVYLMFMIPMPIWILTGLTALISVLFIGTGAGGGGGIAHMAHLVGLVIGLAYGEYVKRTQNIRAPSQLQLGGGGPGGPGGPGGPGGRRRF; translated from the coding sequence ATGGCCACGTGCGACGTGTGTGGGAAAGACGAAAGCATGCCCTACAACTGTCGGCACTGCGGGGGGACGTACTGTGGCGAACACAGGCTCCCGGAGAACCACGACTGTACGGGGCTGCAGAACTGGAACGACCCGAACGCCGTCTTCGACAGCGGGTTCGACGAAAGCGTCAACGGCGGGGGGAGTACATCGCGGGCCTCGAGTCTAACCGATAAGATCCCCATCGACACGGGAGTCGGCGGGCCACTCGCCTACTTCCGCGGGAACATGACGTACACGTTCCTCGCGATAATGTGGGTCACGTTCCTCCTGCAGTACATCACGTTGCTGATCGGCGGATGGTCGCTCCACAACGCGCTCTTTACGCTGTCACCGCTCAACCCGGAGTACGTCTGGACGTGGGTCACCTCGATTTTCGCTCACAGCACCGGCAACTTCTTCCACATCGTCTTCAATAGCATCGTGATCTTCTTCTTCGGACCGCTCGTCGAGCGCTACGTCGGTTCGAAGTCGTTCGCAGTACTGTTCATCGGTGCCGGCGCACTCGCCGGACTCAGCCAGATCGGCCTCACCGCAGTAGAGGGCGGAGTGACCCCCGTTCTCGGTGCCAGCGGTGCCGCACTCGCGATCATGGGTGTCATTACGGTACTGAACCCGAACCTGACGGTCTACCTCATGTTCATGATTCCGATGCCAATCTGGATCTTGACCGGATTGACGGCGCTCATCAGTGTGTTGTTCATCGGAACCGGCGCAGGAGGCGGCGGCGGAATCGCGCACATGGCTCACCTCGTCGGCCTCGTCATCGGTCTCGCCTATGGCGAGTACGTCAAACGCACGCAGAACATTCGGGCCCCGAGCCAACTGCAACTCGGCGGTGGCGGTCCCGGCGGTCCAGGCGGTCCAGGTGGCCCCGGCGGACGCCGTCGATTCTGA
- a CDS encoding transcription elongation factor Spt5 codes for MGIFAVKTTASQERTVADMIINREEPEIHAALAPDSLTSYVMVEAEGDAVLNRVLEDIPHARSIVPGESDISEVEHFLSPKPDVEGIAEGDIVELIAGPFKGEKAQVQRIDEGKDQVTVELYEATVPIPVTVRGDQIRVLDSDER; via the coding sequence ATGGGTATCTTCGCGGTCAAAACGACGGCGAGTCAAGAACGCACTGTCGCAGATATGATTATCAACCGCGAAGAGCCCGAAATCCACGCCGCCCTCGCCCCGGATTCGCTCACCTCCTACGTGATGGTCGAAGCCGAAGGCGACGCCGTTTTGAATCGGGTCCTCGAGGACATTCCCCACGCCCGGAGTATCGTTCCGGGTGAATCCGACATTTCGGAAGTCGAGCACTTCCTCTCGCCGAAGCCGGACGTCGAGGGAATCGCCGAAGGAGACATCGTCGAACTCATCGCCGGCCCGTTCAAAGGCGAGAAGGCACAGGTCCAGCGCATCGACGAAGGCAAGGACCAGGTCACGGTCGAACTGTACGAAGCGACGGTTCCGATTCCGGTGACGGTTCGGGGCGACCAGATTCGCGTGCTCGATTCCGACGAGCGGTAG
- a CDS encoding DUF7565 family protein, translating to MAWECGIEGCGETFEEVESTVVHQATEHTRQECKVCGTVVPDGYLAIRHVFTEHSRAEYVRAYGADSEDVRTREELLTEIEDVADMQAIVQQL from the coding sequence ATGGCTTGGGAATGCGGAATCGAGGGCTGTGGTGAGACGTTCGAAGAAGTCGAATCGACGGTCGTCCATCAGGCGACGGAGCACACCCGACAAGAGTGCAAAGTCTGTGGAACGGTCGTTCCGGACGGCTACCTCGCGATTCGACACGTGTTCACCGAACACAGCCGAGCCGAGTACGTTCGCGCGTACGGCGCTGACTCAGAAGACGTCCGGACGCGCGAGGAACTCCTCACGGAAATCGAGGACGTCGCCGACATGCAAGCGATCGTCCAGCAACTGTAA
- a CDS encoding Mut7-C RNAse domain-containing protein: protein MQFLLDVMCGGLVSYLRMCNYDTVYAGDRGLEADDELLALGRNEERTLVTRDVELAGRASRPTDEAREAILLESLYVEDQLRELTAAGVDLTLPAEPAVCSRCNGSLERVDRGESTPEYAPDTGETPLWRCRSCRQHFWRGSHWDRVQTTLSGLSTDTEGERTDQ from the coding sequence GTGCAATTCCTTCTCGACGTCATGTGCGGTGGGCTCGTAAGTTACCTCCGAATGTGCAACTACGACACCGTCTACGCCGGCGACCGAGGGCTCGAGGCCGACGACGAGTTGCTCGCGCTCGGCCGGAACGAGGAGCGCACGCTGGTCACGAGAGACGTCGAACTCGCAGGTCGGGCCTCCCGCCCGACGGACGAAGCGAGGGAGGCGATCCTCCTCGAGTCACTCTACGTCGAGGACCAGCTACGGGAACTCACGGCAGCCGGGGTCGACCTCACGCTGCCCGCCGAGCCGGCCGTCTGCAGCCGGTGTAACGGCTCGCTCGAGCGAGTTGACCGAGGTGAATCGACACCCGAGTACGCGCCGGACACCGGGGAGACGCCACTCTGGCGCTGTCGGTCGTGTCGGCAACACTTCTGGCGCGGCAGCCACTGGGATCGGGTACAAACGACGCTCTCGGGACTATCTACGGACACCGAGGGAGAACGGACGGATCAGTAG
- a CDS encoding glycoside hydrolase family 15 protein: MTYPPLRDYGIIGNDDRCALVSRRGSIDWCCFPHLESPSVFARLLDADRGGHFAVRPTDPHESSHRYVDRTNVLETTFETTNGQATVVDFMPIRDDERESTEASQQAIYRRLECERGAIDLELEFAPRFDYARTDPTLERVENGVVATAGEDGVDADSADPEQLFLYTGNALDDALEFRTSETNVEATVSLEAGDSCWSGVQYGATEPLASVDHQQALDETKRYWREWLSHRDGAPESMPERWHEMVVRSELALKVLIHHETGAIPAAATTSVPEAVGEPRTWDYRYNWIRDAKFTVQALHDTGHEQEAREYFEWFSDIAQTDPAEINPVYGLHGDTGDALSEQTLEHLEGYRETGPVRIGNAAAPQQQLDVYGTIVQAVYETIQFDSEAMVTDEEWDALCDIVEYVCEHWDERDAGIWEFRDERRHFLHSKLLCWVALDRGIALATENDLEAPLETWREERDAVREAIEARGYSERASSFTQHFESDEALDATALLLPIYEFLPPEDDRVQATIDAVIDRLTTDDGLVVRFVDSDIRRDEEKAFFLCSFWLIDALVLSNRLEQAREYFENVLERASPLGLYSEKVDPENGQLLGNFPQAFSHLGLVNSVTYLARALESDGDVTPADFDPGNVETLFRRSESSGS; the protein is encoded by the coding sequence ATGACGTACCCACCACTTCGAGACTACGGCATTATCGGCAACGACGATCGCTGTGCGCTCGTCAGTAGACGGGGATCGATCGATTGGTGTTGCTTTCCACACCTCGAGTCGCCGAGCGTCTTCGCTCGACTCCTCGATGCCGACCGAGGCGGTCACTTCGCCGTACGGCCGACCGATCCCCACGAGTCGAGCCATCGGTACGTCGACCGAACGAACGTTCTCGAGACGACGTTCGAGACGACGAACGGGCAAGCGACGGTCGTCGATTTCATGCCGATCCGCGACGACGAGCGTGAATCTACCGAAGCGTCACAGCAGGCGATCTATCGCCGACTCGAGTGCGAACGAGGCGCAATCGACCTCGAACTCGAGTTCGCTCCCCGATTCGACTACGCGCGGACGGACCCGACGCTCGAACGGGTCGAAAACGGTGTCGTAGCCACGGCCGGGGAGGACGGAGTCGATGCCGACTCTGCCGACCCGGAGCAACTCTTCTTGTACACCGGAAACGCCCTCGACGACGCACTCGAGTTCCGCACGTCCGAGACGAACGTGGAGGCAACGGTTTCGCTCGAGGCGGGCGACTCGTGTTGGAGTGGCGTCCAGTACGGCGCAACGGAGCCACTGGCATCGGTCGACCACCAGCAAGCGCTCGACGAGACGAAACGCTATTGGCGCGAGTGGCTCAGCCACCGCGATGGTGCGCCCGAATCGATGCCCGAACGCTGGCACGAGATGGTGGTTCGTTCGGAACTCGCGTTGAAGGTCTTGATCCACCACGAAACGGGTGCGATTCCCGCTGCAGCGACGACGTCGGTTCCAGAAGCGGTCGGTGAGCCACGGACATGGGACTACCGCTACAACTGGATTCGGGACGCGAAGTTCACCGTGCAAGCGCTTCACGACACCGGTCACGAACAGGAGGCGCGGGAGTACTTCGAGTGGTTTTCGGACATCGCCCAGACCGATCCGGCCGAGATCAATCCCGTCTACGGCCTCCACGGCGACACCGGTGACGCCCTCTCCGAGCAAACGCTCGAGCACCTCGAAGGCTACCGTGAGACGGGGCCGGTTCGAATCGGCAACGCGGCCGCGCCACAACAGCAACTCGACGTGTACGGCACGATCGTTCAGGCCGTCTACGAGACGATTCAGTTTGACTCCGAGGCGATGGTCACCGACGAGGAGTGGGACGCACTTTGTGACATTGTCGAGTACGTCTGCGAGCACTGGGACGAGCGCGATGCCGGTATCTGGGAGTTCCGCGACGAACGGCGACACTTCTTGCACTCGAAACTGTTGTGTTGGGTCGCGCTGGATCGAGGAATTGCACTCGCGACCGAAAACGATCTCGAAGCGCCCCTCGAGACGTGGCGCGAAGAGCGCGACGCCGTCCGAGAGGCCATCGAAGCGCGCGGCTATAGCGAACGGGCCTCGAGTTTCACCCAACACTTCGAGAGCGACGAGGCTCTCGACGCAACGGCGCTCTTGCTTCCGATCTACGAGTTCCTCCCGCCGGAAGACGACCGCGTGCAGGCGACGATAGACGCCGTCATCGACCGACTGACGACCGACGACGGCCTCGTCGTCCGGTTCGTCGACAGCGACATCCGTCGCGACGAGGAGAAGGCGTTCTTCCTCTGTTCGTTCTGGCTCATCGACGCACTCGTCCTCTCGAATCGACTCGAGCAAGCCCGAGAGTACTTCGAAAACGTCCTCGAGCGAGCGAGTCCGCTCGGGTTGTACTCCGAAAAGGTCGACCCGGAAAACGGTCAGTTACTCGGTAATTTCCCGCAGGCGTTTTCGCACCTCGGACTCGTCAACAGCGTTACGTACCTCGCTCGGGCGCTCGAGAGCGACGGCGACGTCACGCCAGCCGATTTCGACCCTGGAAACGTCGAAACGCTCTTTCGGCGAAGCGAGTCGTCCGGGTCGTAA
- a CDS encoding mandelate racemase/muconate lactonizing enzyme family protein encodes MGIDYSQLRDPNAEYTMRDLSAETMEVTRERGQGRDVEITDVQTTMVDGNFPWTLVRIYTDVGIVGTGEAYWGAGAPELIERMSSFLEGENPLDIDRLTEHLFQKMSGEGSIGGVTVTAIAGIEVALHDLVGKILEVPAYQLLGGKYRDEVRVYCDCHTEDEADPVACADEAERVVEELGYDALKFDLDVPSGHEKDRANRHLRRPEIDHKASIVEAITERVGHRADVAFDCHWTFSADSAKRLANRLEEYNVWWLEDPVPPENHDVQREVTQSTTTPITVGENVYRTHGQRRLIEEQAVDIIAPDMPKVGGMRETRKIADLADLYYVPVAMHNVASPIATMGSVHVGAAISNALAVEFHSYELEWWGDLVEEDVIEDGYIEVPEQPGLGVTLDMDVVAEQMVDGEELFDEA; translated from the coding sequence ATGGGGATCGATTACTCGCAGCTGCGTGACCCAAACGCCGAGTATACGATGCGAGATCTCTCGGCTGAGACGATGGAGGTCACGCGAGAACGCGGTCAGGGTCGAGACGTCGAGATCACGGATGTACAGACGACGATGGTCGACGGCAACTTCCCGTGGACGCTGGTTCGAATCTACACCGACGTGGGTATCGTCGGCACCGGCGAGGCCTACTGGGGCGCAGGCGCACCGGAACTGATCGAACGGATGAGTTCCTTCCTCGAAGGCGAGAATCCGCTCGATATCGACCGACTTACGGAACACCTCTTCCAGAAAATGTCCGGCGAAGGATCGATCGGGGGCGTCACCGTCACCGCCATCGCGGGGATCGAAGTCGCGTTACACGATCTCGTAGGGAAGATTCTCGAGGTGCCAGCCTACCAGTTACTCGGCGGAAAGTATCGCGACGAGGTCCGGGTCTATTGCGATTGTCACACCGAAGACGAGGCAGATCCCGTCGCCTGTGCCGACGAAGCAGAACGCGTCGTCGAGGAACTGGGCTACGATGCGCTCAAATTCGACCTCGACGTGCCCTCGGGTCACGAGAAAGATCGTGCGAACCGACACCTTCGGCGTCCCGAAATCGACCACAAAGCATCGATCGTCGAGGCGATCACCGAACGCGTCGGTCACCGCGCCGACGTCGCCTTCGACTGCCACTGGACGTTTTCAGCCGACAGCGCGAAGCGCCTGGCAAACCGCCTCGAGGAGTACAACGTCTGGTGGCTCGAGGATCCCGTGCCACCCGAAAACCACGACGTGCAGCGGGAGGTCACACAGAGTACGACGACGCCGATCACCGTCGGCGAAAACGTCTATCGGACCCACGGCCAGCGTCGACTCATCGAGGAGCAGGCCGTCGACATCATCGCACCGGACATGCCCAAGGTCGGCGGCATGCGCGAGACGCGGAAGATCGCCGATCTGGCCGATCTCTACTACGTTCCCGTCGCGATGCACAACGTCGCGTCACCCATCGCGACGATGGGAAGCGTCCACGTCGGAGCGGCGATTTCGAACGCCCTCGCTGTCGAGTTCCACTCCTACGAACTCGAGTGGTGGGGCGATCTCGTCGAAGAGGACGTCATCGAGGACGGCTACATCGAAGTACCGGAGCAACCCGGCCTCGGGGTCACGCTGGATATGGACGTCGTCGCGGAGCAGATGGTCGACGGCGAGGAACTTTTCGACGAAGCCTGA